A stretch of the Argentina anserina chromosome 6, drPotAnse1.1, whole genome shotgun sequence genome encodes the following:
- the LOC126799292 gene encoding coniferyl alcohol acyltransferase-like codes for MVDAGRDFQVSTRNQDVVTPALPLQEHRLPLSNLDLLLPPLNVGVFFCYKNHSDPSVAMDRVSVLKKALAQALVTYYAFSGEVVANSVGEPEILCNNRGVDFTEAFSDLELKELNLYNPDESIEGKLVTNMKRGVLAVQTTEFTCGGMVVACTFDHRIADAYSANMFLVSWAQMANPKSPVTNVSKIPSFRRSFLNPRRPGQFHPSLDDLYVPVTSLPPPPPKMEAKDLKDHIVSRIYYVTAEHLIELQALASSNGFKRSKLESFSAFLWKVVAGSHSGNDVDKLCKMGIVVDGRTRLADDSDSMASYFGNVLSIPFGGKKIQELNERSLNWVADEVHEFLKFAVTKEHFLGVLDWVEAHRPVPGLAKIYCNEIEEGPAFVVSSGQRFPVSKVDFGWGAPVFGSYHFPWGGSSGYVMPMPSPVGNGDWVVYMHMLKGQLDVIEKEAGHVFKPLTFDYLN; via the exons ATGGTTGATGCAGGCAGAGACTTCCAGGTGAGTACGAGAAATCAAGACGTGGTGACCCCTGCACTGCCTTTGCAAGAGCACAGGCTACCTCTCTCCAACCTCGACTTGCTTTTGCCACCGCTCAATGTGGGGGTGTTCTTCTGTTACAAGAACCACAGCGACCCCTCTGTGGCAATGGACAGGGTCAGCGTTCTGAAGAAGGCTCTGGCCCAAGCCCTGGTGACATACTATGCCTTTTCCGGTGAGGTGGTGGCCAACTCTGTTGGGGAGCCTGAGATTTTGTGCAACAACCGTGGGGTTGATTTCACAGAAGCTTTTTCTGACCTTGAACTTAAAGAACTCAACCTTTATAACCCGGATGAGAGCATTGAAGGCAAATTGGTTACCAACATGAAGCGTGGAGTGCTGGCTGTCCAG ACAACTGAATTCACGTGTGGAGGGATGGTGGTGGCATGCACATTTGACCATCGCATTGCAGACGCCTACTCAGCCAACATGTTTCTCGTCTCATGGGCGCAGATGGCCAACCCAAAATCGCCAGTCACTAACGTGAGTAAGATCCCCTCTTTCCGTCGTTCTTTTCTAAACCCTCGACGTCCCGGTCAGTTCCACCCTTCCCTAGATGACCTGTACGTCCCAGTCACATCTctgcctcctcctcctcccaaaATGGAGGCCAAGGATCTTAAGGACCACATCGTCAGTCGCATATACTACGTCACAGCCGAACACCTTATCGAGCTCCAAGCACTTGCCAGCTCTAATGGTTTCAAAAGGTCCAAGCTGGAGTCGTTTTCTGCATTTTTGTGGAAAGTGGTTGCCGGAAGCCATAGCGGCAACGATGTCGACAAATTATGCAAGATGGGGATTGTAGTTGACGGACGGACAAGATTAGCCGATGACAGTGATTCAATGGCTAGTTACTTTGGCAATGTCTTGTCTATACCATTCGGTGGTAAGAAAATACAAGAGCTCAATGAAAGGTCACTGAATTGGGTAGCTGATGAAGTTCACGAGTTTCTGAAATTTGCGGTGACAAAAGAACATTTCTTAGGGGTGCTAGACTGGGTGGAGGCTCACCGCCCGGTGCCAGGTTTGGCCAAGATATACTGCAACGAGATCGAAGAGGGGCCTGCTTTCGTGGTGTCTTCCGGGCAAAGGTTTCCGGTTAGTAAGGTGGATTTCGGTTGGGGGGCACCGGTGTTTGGGTCGTACCATTTTCCATGGGGAGGCAGTTCCGGGTATgtgatgccgatgccgagtcCGGTGGGGAATGGGGACTGGGTTGTTTACATGCACATGTTGAAAGGGCAATTGGATGTGATAGAGAAGGAAGCTGGTCATGTGTTCAAGCCCTTGACTTTTGATtatcttaattaa
- the LOC126799291 gene encoding coniferyl alcohol acyltransferase-like, whose amino-acid sequence MVGGRDFHVSTRKQEVVAAALPLQEHWLPLSNLDLLLPPVDVGVFFCYKKHSSLSSAAARVGVLKKALAQALVTYYAFSGEVVANSIGEPEILCNNRGVDFAEAFADVELEELNLYNPDESIEGKLVPNKKHGVLAVQATEFTCGGMVVACTFDHRIADAYSANMFLVSWAKMANSKSSLTKVPSFRRSSLNPRRPGQIHPSLNDMYVPVTSLPPPPKMETNDLKDHLVSRLYYVTAEHLIELQVLASSNGFRRSKLESFCAYLWKMVARSETGNDVKKSCKMGIVVDGRSRLANGNDLMANYFGNVLSIPFGGKKVQELNEKPLKWVANEVHDFLESAVTKEHFLGLIDWVEAHRPVPGLAKIYCNGSKEGPAFVVSSGQRFPVTKVDFGWGAPVFGSYHFPWGGSSGYVMPMPSPVGNGDWVVYMHMLKGQLDVIEKDAGHVFKPLTFGYLT is encoded by the exons ATGGTTGGAGGGAGAGACTTCCATGTGAGTACGAGGAAGCAAGAAGTGGTGGCCGCTGCACTGCCATTGCAAGAGCACTGGCTGCCACTCTCCAACCTCGACTTGCTTCTGCCTCCGGTCGACGTAGGAGTGTTCTTCTGCTACAAGAAACACAGCAGCCTCTCTTCTGCCGCGGCCAGGGTCGGTGTTCTGAAGAAAGCCCTGGCCCAAGCCCTGGTGACATACTATGCCTTTTCGGGTGAGGTGGTGGCCAACTCCATTGGAGAACCTGAGATTTTGTGCAACAACCGTGGTGTTGATTTCGCCGAAGCTTTTGCTGACGTTGAACTTGAAGAGCTCAACCTGTATAACCCTGATGAGAGCATTGAAGGAAAATTAGTTCCCAACAAGAAGCATGGAGTTCTCGCTGTCCAG GCAACTGAATTCACGTGTGGAGGGATGGTGGTGGCATGCACATTCGACCATCGGATAGCAGATGCCTACTCAGCCAACATGTTTCTCGTTTCATGGGCAAAAATGGCCAACTCAAAATCATCACTCACTAAGGTCCCCTCTTTCCGTCGTTCTTCGCTAAACCCTCGACGTCCCGGTCAGATTCACCCTTCCCTAAATGACATGTACGTCCCCGTCACATCTCTGCCTCCTCCTCCCAAAATGGAGACGAATGATCTTAAGGACCACCTCGTCAGTCGCTTGTACTACGTCACAGCCGAACACCTTATCGAGCTCCAAGTACTTGCCAGCTCCAATGGTTTCAGAAGGTCCAAGCTGGAGTCCTTTTGTGCATACTTATGGAAAATGGTTGCCAGAAGCGAAACTGGCAATGATGTCAAAAAATCATGCAAGATGGGAATCGTAGTTGACGGGCGGTCTAGGTTAGCAAATGGTAATGATTTAATGGCTAATTACTTTGGTAACGTCTTATCTATTCCATTTGGTGGTAAGAAAGTTCAAGAGCTCAATGAAAAACCACTGAAATGGGTAGCTAATGAAGTTCATGACTTTCTGGAATCTGCGGTGACGAAGGAACATTTTCTGGGGCTGATAGACTGGGTGGAAGCTCACCGCCCGGTGCCAGGCTTGGCTAAGATATACTGCAATGGGAGCAAAGAAGGGCCTGCTTTCGTGGTGTCCTCCGGGCAAAGGTTTCCGGTTACTAAGGTGGATTTCGGTTGGGGGGCACCGGTTTTCGGATCGTACCATTTTCCGTGGGGAGGCAGTTCCGGTTATgtgatgccgatgccgagtcCGGTGGGGAATGGAGACTGGGTTGTGTACATGCACATGTTGAAGGGGCAGTTGGATGTGATAGAGAAGGACGCTGGTCATGTGTTCAAGCCCTTGACTTTTGGTTATCTAACTTAG